Proteins encoded within one genomic window of Saccharopolyspora pogona:
- a CDS encoding acetyl/propionyl/methylcrotonyl-CoA carboxylase subunit alpha: MDLTPISKVLIANRGEIAVRVIRACKDEGIASVAVYAEPDADAVFVRLADEAFALGGSTPGESYLNIDKIIDVAKRAEADAVHPGYGFLSENAEFAQAVLDAGLIWIGPSPQSIRDLGDKVTARHIATRAGAPLVPGTKDPVPGADEVVKFAEEYGLPVAIKAAFGGGGRGLKVARTLEEIPELYASAVREAETAFGRGECFVERYLDRPRHVEAQVLADQHSNVVVVGTRDCSLQRRHQKLVEEAPAPFLSDEQRRTIHEAARAICAEAGYYGAGTVEFLVGLDGTISFLEVNTRLQVEHPVSEETTGLDLVREQFRIAAGEKLRITADPEPRGHSIEFRINGEDAGRNFLPAPGTVTRFVAPHGPGVRVDGGVESGSVIGGQFDSLLAKVIVTGADRQQALERSRRVLDEMVVEGMATVLPFHRAIVRDPAFVGTDGFAVHTRWIETEFDNTIEPFTGGVEAEEPEPRQTITVEVGGRRLEVSLPAELAVSSAAPAAKAKPRKRSAGKAGAAVSGDAVTAPMQGTIVKIAVTDGQEVAAGDLIAMLEAMKMENPVTAHKAGTVTGMSAQPGDSVSQGTVLCELKD; the protein is encoded by the coding sequence GTGGACCTGACGCCGATCAGCAAGGTCCTGATCGCCAACCGCGGTGAGATCGCGGTGCGGGTGATCCGCGCCTGCAAGGACGAGGGCATCGCCTCCGTCGCCGTTTACGCCGAGCCCGACGCCGACGCGGTGTTCGTGCGGCTGGCCGACGAGGCCTTCGCGCTGGGCGGTTCGACGCCCGGCGAGTCGTACCTGAACATCGACAAGATCATCGACGTCGCGAAGCGCGCGGAAGCCGACGCGGTGCACCCCGGCTATGGCTTCCTGTCGGAGAACGCCGAGTTCGCCCAGGCGGTGCTCGACGCGGGGCTGATCTGGATCGGGCCGTCGCCGCAGTCGATCCGGGACCTCGGCGACAAGGTCACCGCGCGGCACATCGCGACCCGCGCCGGGGCGCCCCTGGTGCCGGGGACGAAGGACCCGGTGCCGGGCGCCGACGAGGTCGTCAAGTTCGCCGAGGAGTACGGGTTGCCGGTGGCCATCAAGGCCGCGTTCGGCGGCGGCGGCCGGGGCCTGAAGGTCGCCCGGACGCTGGAGGAGATCCCCGAGCTGTACGCGTCGGCGGTGCGCGAGGCCGAGACGGCGTTCGGCCGCGGCGAGTGCTTCGTGGAGCGCTACCTGGACCGGCCACGGCACGTCGAGGCGCAGGTCCTCGCCGACCAGCACAGCAACGTGGTGGTCGTGGGCACCCGCGACTGCTCGCTGCAGCGGCGCCACCAGAAGCTGGTCGAGGAGGCCCCGGCGCCGTTCCTCAGCGACGAGCAGCGCCGCACCATCCACGAGGCGGCGCGGGCCATCTGCGCCGAGGCCGGCTACTACGGCGCGGGTACCGTGGAGTTCCTGGTGGGCCTGGACGGGACGATCTCGTTCCTGGAGGTCAACACCCGCCTGCAGGTCGAGCACCCGGTCTCGGAGGAGACCACCGGCCTGGACCTGGTCCGCGAGCAGTTCCGCATCGCCGCCGGGGAGAAGCTGCGGATCACCGCCGACCCCGAGCCGCGCGGCCACTCGATCGAGTTCCGGATCAACGGTGAGGACGCGGGCCGCAACTTCCTGCCCGCGCCGGGTACCGTGACCCGTTTCGTCGCGCCACACGGACCGGGTGTCCGGGTGGACGGCGGGGTCGAGTCGGGCAGCGTGATCGGCGGCCAGTTCGACTCGCTGCTGGCCAAGGTGATCGTCACCGGCGCGGACCGCCAGCAGGCTCTGGAGCGGTCGCGGCGGGTGCTGGACGAGATGGTCGTCGAGGGCATGGCCACGGTGCTGCCGTTCCACCGCGCGATCGTCCGCGACCCGGCGTTTGTCGGCACCGACGGTTTCGCCGTGCACACCCGGTGGATCGAGACGGAGTTCGACAACACCATCGAGCCATTCACCGGAGGTGTCGAGGCGGAGGAGCCGGAGCCGCGGCAGACGATCACCGTCGAGGTCGGCGGACGCCGCCTGGAGGTCTCGCTGCCGGCGGAGCTGGCGGTGTCCTCGGCCGCCCCGGCGGCGAAGGCCAAGCCGCGCAAGCGTTCCGCGGGCAAGGCCGGGGCGGCGGTGTCCGGCGACGCGGTGACGGCGCCGATGCAGGGCACGATCGTGAAGATCGCGGTCACCGACGGCCAGGAGGTCGCGGCGGGCGACCTGATCGCGATGCTGGAAGCGATGAAGATGGAGAACCCGGTGACGGCCCACAAGGCGGGCACGGTCACCGGCATGTCGGCCCAGCCGGGCGACTCGGTCTCCCAGGGCACCGTGCTCTGCGAACTCAAGGACTGA
- a CDS encoding TetR/AcrR family transcriptional regulator: MAEVTNPPARNTRPRNRRALITAAAADLFYRLGYARVGMSDIAEAVGVGSSALYRHFAGKQQLLTRVVLDELHPFSSIAAQVAERDLDEVVAQLAAAALDHRQLGVLWQREARHLPEEQRDVLREELRGVASGLAEVARAFRHELTGEDARFRAWCMFSVLTSPSYHQVDLPRREFEQLLRAMVVVIGTQPPQRFADHRAADSDQRSALFAGRASRRRLLLSAAMRLFSDAGYTKVTTEDVGAAAGIAGPSLYNYFASKQEVLGTVITRGNAWLEVELERILANTPAADDALRELLRSYITFAFDHGRFIDILVSEVNHLPDAERHRARQTQHAYVAEWVGLLCEARPELDPVRSRILVQAALTAANDMARTGSVRDVDALSRIGAALMLHTPASPM, translated from the coding sequence ATGGCTGAGGTGACCAATCCACCTGCTCGCAACACGCGCCCCCGCAACCGCCGGGCGCTGATCACCGCGGCGGCCGCGGACCTGTTCTACCGGCTCGGCTACGCGCGGGTCGGGATGAGCGACATCGCCGAGGCCGTCGGGGTCGGGTCGTCGGCGCTGTACCGGCACTTCGCGGGCAAGCAGCAGCTGCTCACCCGGGTCGTGCTCGACGAGCTCCACCCGTTCAGCTCGATCGCCGCGCAGGTGGCCGAGCGGGACCTCGACGAGGTGGTCGCGCAGCTCGCCGCCGCCGCGCTGGACCACCGCCAGCTGGGCGTGCTGTGGCAGCGCGAAGCCCGGCACCTGCCGGAGGAGCAGCGCGACGTGCTGCGGGAGGAGCTGCGCGGCGTCGCCAGCGGGCTCGCCGAGGTGGCGCGCGCCTTCCGGCACGAGCTGACCGGCGAGGACGCCCGGTTCCGCGCGTGGTGCATGTTCAGCGTCCTGACCAGCCCGTCCTACCATCAGGTGGACCTGCCCCGGCGCGAGTTCGAGCAGCTGCTGCGGGCCATGGTGGTGGTCATCGGGACGCAGCCGCCACAGCGGTTCGCCGACCACCGCGCGGCCGACTCCGACCAGCGGTCCGCCCTGTTCGCCGGGCGCGCCTCCCGGCGCCGGCTGCTGCTGTCCGCGGCGATGCGGCTGTTCTCCGACGCCGGCTACACCAAGGTGACGACCGAGGACGTCGGCGCGGCGGCGGGCATCGCCGGGCCCAGTCTGTACAACTACTTCGCCAGCAAGCAGGAAGTGCTCGGCACCGTGATCACCCGCGGCAACGCGTGGCTGGAGGTCGAGCTCGAACGGATCCTGGCCAACACCCCGGCCGCCGACGACGCGCTGCGCGAGCTGCTGCGCTCCTACATCACGTTCGCCTTCGACCACGGACGGTTCATCGACATCCTGGTCAGCGAGGTCAACCACCTGCCGGACGCGGAACGGCACCGGGCGCGGCAGACCCAGCACGCCTACGTGGCCGAGTGGGTCGGGCTGCTGTGCGAGGCGCGGCCGGAGCTCGACCCGGTGCGTTCCCGGATCCTGGTGCAGGCGGCGTTGACGGCGGCCAACGACATGGCTCGCACCGGCTCGGTGCGCGACGTCGATGCGCTGTCGCGGATCGGGGCTGCGCTGATGCTGCACACCCCGGCCTCGCCCATGTGA
- a CDS encoding DUF397 domain-containing protein gives MNAETTWRKSSYSANTATCVELTSSLDRIRDSKDPHGPTLQVDVAGFVQAVKSGRFDR, from the coding sequence ATGAACGCTGAAACGACCTGGCGCAAGTCCAGCTACAGCGCCAACACCGCGACCTGCGTCGAGCTCACAAGTTCCTTAGACCGAATCCGCGACTCCAAGGACCCGCACGGCCCGACCCTGCAGGTCGACGTCGCCGGGTTCGTGCAGGCCGTCAAGAGCGGCCGGTTCGACCGCTGA
- a CDS encoding WXG100 family type VII secretion target produces the protein MDRFAVRYAAIGEAWESVRNATGQVRTKLADLDGSLGPLRASWTGQAAESFEVARATWVREAEEMTEFLGDMADLLSLIDENYHSAHQANLAIWDAPAGSSGGSATVPMSAGPAAGPGGEVDVSIEELRRAARSFHGLQQQLADNMGWISRNLHTNAAGMAGADPVLAPWRTLYDDTAQAVWAGPRRGH, from the coding sequence ATGGACCGGTTCGCTGTCCGCTACGCCGCGATTGGCGAGGCGTGGGAGAGCGTCCGCAACGCCACCGGACAGGTCCGGACGAAGCTGGCCGATCTCGACGGATCCCTCGGGCCGCTGCGGGCGTCCTGGACCGGACAAGCCGCGGAGAGCTTCGAGGTGGCGCGGGCGACGTGGGTTCGCGAAGCCGAGGAAATGACCGAGTTCCTCGGCGACATGGCGGACCTGCTGTCGCTGATCGACGAGAACTACCACAGCGCGCACCAGGCGAACCTGGCCATCTGGGACGCCCCCGCCGGTTCGTCGGGCGGGTCTGCGACCGTTCCGATGTCGGCTGGCCCGGCCGCCGGACCAGGCGGCGAAGTCGACGTCTCCATCGAGGAACTGCGCCGCGCCGCGCGGTCGTTCCACGGACTCCAGCAGCAGCTGGCCGACAACATGGGCTGGATCAGCCGGAACCTGCACACCAATGCCGCTGGTATGGCGGGGGCCGACCCGGTGCTGGCCCCGTGGCGCACCCTCTACGACGACACCGCGCAGGCGGTGTGGGCGGGTCCTCGACGCGGCCACTGA
- a CDS encoding DUF899 family protein, with amino-acid sequence MNRWKRTGRTRCQRSSTGATWRAEIDRLVAREKAHTREGDAIAAARRRLPTSRGVEADVTFYHLLDLTPYGRQETWEDSPAGWAQP; translated from the coding sequence GTGAACCGATGGAAGCGAACAGGACGTACCCGTTGCCAGAGATCGTCGACCGGGGCCACCTGGCGGGCGGAGATCGACCGGCTGGTGGCGCGGGAGAAGGCGCACACCCGCGAAGGTGACGCGATCGCGGCCGCCCGGCGGCGACTGCCGACCAGCCGCGGCGTCGAGGCCGACGTCACGTTCTACCACCTGCTCGATCTCACCCCGTACGGCCGGCAGGAGACCTGGGAGGACTCGCCGGCCGGCTGGGCGCAGCCCTAG
- the mftM gene encoding mycofactocin oligosaccharide methyltransferase MftM: MARRRPRSVYDNTLARIEECWSRPVDEPAPSSIAGFAPVYRRAMQLVPPGRVLDMGSCFGFLPLLLAQRGQNTVIASDLVPGSMQLLSAVAEARGTRLHTLVCDAARVPLPDRSVDAVTAVHLLEHLDVMQGEVVLVEALRLARHRVVIAVPFEDEPTAAYGHVCTFTRQDLVELGRAAGHRFEVDEHHGGWLVVHVGR; this comes from the coding sequence CTGGCCCGACGGCGACCCCGATCGGTCTACGACAACACCCTTGCCCGCATAGAGGAGTGCTGGTCCCGCCCCGTCGACGAGCCCGCCCCATCGTCGATAGCCGGCTTCGCCCCGGTCTACCGCCGGGCCATGCAGCTGGTCCCGCCGGGCAGGGTGCTGGACATGGGCTCCTGCTTCGGTTTCCTGCCCCTCCTGTTGGCCCAGCGCGGCCAGAACACGGTCATCGCCTCGGACCTCGTGCCAGGAAGCATGCAGCTCCTCAGCGCCGTCGCCGAGGCGCGCGGTACCCGACTGCACACCCTGGTGTGCGACGCAGCCCGGGTACCGCTGCCGGACCGGTCGGTGGACGCGGTCACCGCGGTGCACCTGTTGGAACACTTGGACGTGATGCAGGGCGAGGTGGTGCTTGTCGAGGCGCTTCGGTTGGCCCGCCACCGGGTCGTGATTGCCGTCCCCTTCGAGGACGAGCCCACCGCGGCCTACGGCCACGTCTGCACCTTCACCCGCCAGGACTTGGTCGAGCTCGGCCGCGCAGCGGGACACCGCTTCGAGGTCGACGAACACCACGGTGGCTGGCTCGTCGTCCACGTCGGCCGATGA
- a CDS encoding type I glutamate--ammonia ligase, whose translation MSERIPGAERAGLAGDVARLRGEGVEMVEMSFVDNAGIVRVKTVPLDRLAAAARYGVGASPCFETFTFDDAMVRGRYLGGPDGDLRLVPDLDRLVRLAALPGWAWAPADKFGQDGRPFVACQRAFAARQVRAAADAGLTAFAAFEHEWALGAPGAEEFVPAFTGPGYGQVRLEATADYALELVAVLREQGLDVQQFHPEYALGQVELSVAAKDPLGAADDALLVRHTVRAVSRRHGWRASFAPCLVPGGAGSGAHLHLSVHGADGNLLADGPGRYGLRPPGEAFLAGVLRELPALQAIGGGNPASFLRLEPSRWAGVWQVWGKETREAAVRLITGTTGTEQWAANAEVKCFDATANPYLVVGAVLAAGLAGVREELWLPAEITGDPAALSDDERAAAGINRLPTNAAEAADALAESAVLTDALGKELHDAMLTVRRAEAERFAGTSPEELAALTRWRW comes from the coding sequence ATGAGCGAGCGGATTCCGGGGGCCGAGCGGGCCGGGTTGGCCGGCGACGTCGCGAGGTTGCGCGGCGAGGGCGTCGAGATGGTCGAGATGTCCTTTGTGGACAACGCAGGGATCGTCCGGGTCAAGACGGTTCCGCTGGACCGGTTGGCCGCCGCGGCGCGGTACGGCGTCGGGGCCTCGCCGTGCTTTGAGACTTTCACCTTCGACGACGCGATGGTGCGGGGCCGCTACCTCGGTGGACCGGACGGCGACCTGCGGCTGGTGCCCGACCTCGACCGGCTGGTGCGGCTGGCGGCGCTACCGGGCTGGGCCTGGGCGCCCGCCGACAAGTTCGGCCAGGACGGGCGGCCGTTCGTCGCCTGCCAGCGGGCGTTCGCGGCTCGCCAGGTGCGGGCCGCCGCGGATGCCGGACTGACCGCCTTCGCCGCCTTCGAGCACGAATGGGCGCTGGGCGCACCCGGCGCAGAGGAGTTCGTCCCGGCCTTCACCGGGCCCGGCTACGGCCAGGTGCGCCTGGAGGCGACGGCCGACTACGCGCTCGAACTGGTCGCCGTGCTGCGTGAGCAGGGGCTCGACGTGCAGCAATTCCACCCCGAATACGCGCTCGGCCAGGTCGAGTTGTCGGTGGCAGCCAAGGATCCGCTCGGTGCCGCCGACGACGCCCTGCTCGTGCGGCACACCGTGCGCGCGGTCTCGCGCCGCCACGGCTGGCGCGCGAGTTTTGCGCCCTGCCTGGTGCCCGGCGGTGCGGGCTCCGGCGCACATCTGCACCTGTCCGTGCACGGTGCGGACGGCAACCTGCTCGCGGACGGCCCGGGGCGCTACGGCCTGCGGCCTCCCGGGGAGGCGTTCCTGGCCGGTGTGCTGCGGGAACTTCCCGCGCTGCAGGCGATCGGCGGCGGCAACCCGGCGAGCTTCCTGCGGCTGGAGCCGTCTCGCTGGGCCGGGGTGTGGCAGGTGTGGGGCAAGGAGACGCGGGAGGCGGCGGTGCGGCTGATCACCGGCACAACCGGCACCGAGCAGTGGGCCGCGAATGCCGAGGTGAAGTGCTTCGACGCCACCGCGAATCCGTACCTGGTCGTCGGCGCGGTGCTGGCGGCGGGGCTCGCGGGCGTGCGCGAGGAACTGTGGCTGCCCGCGGAGATCACCGGCGACCCGGCGGCTCTGTCCGACGACGAACGCGCTGCGGCGGGAATCAACCGGCTGCCCACGAACGCGGCGGAAGCGGCCGATGCGCTGGCGGAGTCGGCGGTGCTGACGGACGCTCTGGGCAAGGAACTGCACGACGCGATGCTCACGGTTCGCCGAGCCGAGGCGGAGCGATTTGCCGGCACCTCTCCCGAGGAGCTAGCCGCGCTCACCCGCTGGCGTTGGTGA
- a CDS encoding ATP-binding protein: protein MAARCGTYRPVVVLVGPRGSGKSAALADIRRRCGTLVPYAESNLEQAVKSPRAIVTEPAFELGRKYENTGRIHLRQLMLCLLVVGARLNPENREKALAQVRAAVAADAEFSERTNNAVDGVIDSVMQSGVIPWWSKPAVETLLRGTESLCWRRRLRRSP from the coding sequence GTGGCCGCTCGCTGCGGTACTTACCGGCCGGTCGTCGTGCTGGTCGGGCCGCGCGGCAGCGGCAAGAGCGCGGCGCTGGCCGACATCCGGCGGCGCTGCGGGACGCTGGTGCCCTACGCCGAGTCGAACCTGGAGCAGGCGGTCAAGTCGCCGCGTGCGATCGTCACCGAGCCGGCCTTCGAGCTCGGCCGCAAGTACGAGAACACCGGCCGGATCCACTTGCGCCAGCTGATGCTGTGCCTGCTGGTCGTCGGCGCGCGGCTGAACCCGGAGAACCGCGAGAAGGCGCTGGCGCAGGTGCGCGCCGCGGTCGCCGCGGACGCGGAGTTCTCCGAGCGCACGAACAACGCCGTCGACGGCGTGATCGACAGCGTGATGCAGAGCGGCGTGATCCCGTGGTGGTCCAAGCCGGCCGTCGAGACGTTGTTGCGCGGCACCGAGTCGCTGTGCTGGCGCCGGCGGCTCCGCCGTTCGCCCTGA
- a CDS encoding helix-turn-helix domain-containing protein produces the protein MRRNEYARTGTTPAQPPAGTGNAGSGQPADPRVARLPTARAIKLPPLASVFVATFYPLPTIEQRGIVNKVVTVGATGDVGRSWRWGCRCTATTRRRSMTKTPKGRALGSALRQARQDRDLTVRAFASQLGRDPGVLSRWETGERTPKPEQVAQILTSLGVNGDEYEEIIQLTYGANDSNWVATTLPAQRQQLAAYIDFEQNATKILEVSPLLIPGLLQTSDYIRIIMTEAEVPAGELAARVAVRIGRRDVITRNAPAQYVALIGEAALRQLLGGREVMAEQIRYLLEMTRRPNIDLRVFPFGSGWHPALEGPFHLIETGEGTVVHLENRKSALFLHEKSDVRTYQRAAEKVLGVAMSQAESVKLIRYIANSMEKDDER, from the coding sequence TTGCGCCGCAACGAATATGCGCGAACCGGCACCACTCCGGCACAACCCCCTGCCGGTACTGGAAATGCCGGATCTGGTCAGCCAGCCGATCCGCGTGTCGCACGTCTTCCCACCGCTCGTGCAATTAAACTTCCTCCCCTAGCAAGCGTTTTCGTTGCCACGTTCTACCCACTACCAACCATCGAGCAACGTGGCATCGTCAACAAGGTCGTGACCGTGGGCGCAACAGGTGATGTGGGCAGGTCATGGCGCTGGGGGTGCCGTTGCACGGCGACAACACGGAGACGCAGCATGACCAAGACACCGAAAGGGCGGGCTCTGGGGAGCGCGCTGCGCCAAGCACGACAGGACCGGGACCTGACCGTTAGGGCGTTCGCCAGCCAGCTCGGGCGCGACCCCGGAGTGCTCTCTCGCTGGGAAACCGGCGAGCGGACACCGAAACCCGAGCAGGTTGCACAAATCCTCACATCACTCGGCGTCAATGGCGATGAGTACGAAGAGATCATCCAGCTGACCTACGGCGCGAACGACTCCAACTGGGTTGCGACGACTCTCCCGGCGCAGCGCCAGCAGCTGGCGGCCTACATCGACTTCGAGCAGAACGCGACGAAGATTCTTGAAGTGTCGCCGCTGCTGATCCCCGGGCTACTCCAAACCAGCGACTACATCCGCATCATCATGACGGAAGCAGAAGTTCCGGCCGGTGAGCTAGCAGCGCGAGTCGCTGTTCGGATCGGGCGCCGCGATGTGATCACTCGCAACGCACCTGCACAATACGTTGCGCTGATCGGAGAGGCCGCCCTCCGACAACTGCTCGGCGGCCGAGAGGTGATGGCCGAGCAGATCAGGTACCTCCTGGAAATGACTCGGCGGCCCAACATCGACCTGCGGGTCTTCCCTTTCGGCAGCGGATGGCATCCCGCTCTCGAAGGGCCGTTTCACCTCATAGAGACAGGTGAGGGCACGGTCGTGCACCTGGAGAACCGCAAGTCCGCATTGTTCTTGCACGAAAAATCGGACGTACGCACCTACCAACGAGCGGCTGAGAAGGTACTTGGCGTGGCGATGAGCCAAGCCGAATCTGTCAAGCTGATCAGGTACATCGCCAACAGCATGGAGAAGGACGATGAACGCTGA
- a CDS encoding acyl-CoA carboxylase subunit epsilon, translating to MSHDVTPDQRPVLRIVRGNPDDAEIAALTAALTGLAAAKSVAPPQQRPMSLWGDPAAALRHPAGRSPLRPGPHSWRASALPG from the coding sequence ATGAGCCACGACGTGACGCCGGATCAGCGACCGGTGCTGCGCATCGTGCGCGGCAATCCCGACGACGCCGAGATCGCCGCGCTGACCGCGGCGCTGACCGGCCTAGCCGCCGCGAAGTCCGTGGCGCCGCCACAGCAGCGGCCGATGTCGCTGTGGGGCGACCCGGCCGCCGCGCTGCGGCACCCGGCGGGCCGCAGCCCACTGCGCCCCGGCCCGCACTCCTGGCGCGCTTCGGCCCTGCCGGGCTGA
- a CDS encoding FadR/GntR family transcriptional regulator → MSLPEEISERLLAAIIDGTHPPGVALPSEGELAEQFSVSRLTVREAIKALRVQNVVRIQRGRGTYVNAPAQWTALDPMIRAATAPKSSRVVSESLIDARRLLEVGAAELAAAKRTEEDLTQLQEQLHDMRTAADTDDVELFVAADVAFHNTVMQSTGNVFIPLMFEPFGRLLIEGRRETSAGPEIRANAIEHHAEILRALESGDPARARRAMTDHLAQTSEDLRTHVIEKQV, encoded by the coding sequence GTGTCGCTGCCGGAGGAGATTTCCGAGCGGCTGCTCGCCGCGATCATCGACGGTACCCATCCGCCCGGGGTGGCGCTGCCCTCCGAGGGCGAGCTGGCCGAGCAGTTCTCGGTCAGCCGGTTGACCGTTCGGGAGGCCATCAAGGCTCTCCGGGTGCAGAACGTCGTCCGCATCCAGCGGGGCCGCGGGACCTACGTCAACGCCCCCGCGCAGTGGACCGCGCTGGATCCGATGATCCGGGCCGCGACCGCGCCCAAGTCGAGCCGGGTCGTGTCGGAGAGCCTGATCGACGCCCGCCGGCTGCTGGAGGTTGGTGCCGCCGAGCTCGCCGCCGCCAAGCGGACCGAGGAAGACCTCACGCAGCTGCAGGAACAGCTGCACGACATGCGCACCGCTGCCGACACCGACGATGTGGAGTTGTTCGTCGCCGCCGACGTCGCTTTCCACAACACCGTGATGCAGTCAACCGGCAACGTGTTCATCCCGCTGATGTTCGAGCCGTTCGGGCGGTTGCTGATCGAGGGCCGGCGGGAGACCTCCGCTGGCCCCGAGATCCGCGCCAACGCCATCGAGCACCACGCCGAGATCCTGCGCGCGCTGGAGTCGGGCGACCCGGCGCGGGCCCGGCGGGCGATGACCGACCACCTCGCGCAGACCTCCGAAGACCTGCGCACCCACGTGATCGAAAAGCAGGTCTGA
- a CDS encoding acyl-CoA carboxylase subunit beta, translating into MSSATEPVGQPPVDVPDIHTTAGKLADLYRRNDEAVHAGSARAVAKQHAKGKNTARERIDMLLDPGSFVELDEHARHRSTNFGMDANRPYGDGVVTGYGTVDGRKVCVFSQDFTVFGGSLGEVFGEKIVKVMDLALKTGCPLIGINDSGGARIQEGVAALGLYAEIFKRNTHASGVIPQISLIMGPCAGGAVYSPAITDFTVMVDQTSHMFITGPDVIKTVTGEDVTFEELGGARTHNSRSGNAHYLATDEADAIAYVKELLSFLPSNNLAEAPVFEGSDTDTGTGSVAESITDADRELDALVPDSPNQPYDMHEVISRVVDDEEFLEVGALFAPNIITGYGRIEGHPVGVVANQPTQFAGTLDIDASEKAARFVRTCDAFNIPVLTFVDVPGFLPGTDQEWNGIIRRGAKLLYAYAEATVPLVTVITRKAYGGAYDVMGSKHLGADVNLAWPTAQIAVMGAQGAANILYRRQLAEAADNGEDVEAVRAQLQQEYEDALCNPYVAAERGYVDSVIPPSYTRGYVARSLRMLRDKRASLPAKKHGNIPL; encoded by the coding sequence ATGAGCAGCGCGACAGAGCCGGTCGGTCAGCCGCCGGTTGACGTGCCGGACATCCACACGACCGCCGGCAAGCTGGCGGATCTGTACCGGCGGAATGACGAGGCGGTGCACGCCGGCTCGGCGCGCGCGGTGGCCAAGCAGCACGCGAAGGGCAAGAACACCGCCCGCGAACGCATCGACATGCTGCTGGACCCGGGTTCGTTCGTGGAACTCGACGAGCACGCGCGGCACCGCTCCACGAACTTCGGCATGGACGCGAACCGCCCCTACGGCGACGGCGTGGTGACCGGCTACGGCACCGTCGACGGCCGCAAGGTGTGCGTGTTCTCCCAGGACTTCACCGTCTTCGGCGGGTCGCTGGGCGAGGTGTTCGGCGAGAAGATCGTCAAAGTCATGGACCTGGCGCTGAAGACCGGCTGCCCGCTGATCGGCATCAACGATTCCGGCGGCGCGCGCATCCAGGAGGGCGTCGCCGCGCTCGGCCTGTACGCCGAGATCTTCAAGCGCAACACCCACGCCTCCGGCGTCATCCCGCAGATCTCGCTGATCATGGGCCCGTGCGCGGGCGGCGCGGTGTACTCCCCGGCGATCACCGACTTCACCGTGATGGTCGACCAGACCTCGCACATGTTCATCACCGGCCCGGACGTGATCAAGACGGTCACCGGCGAGGACGTGACCTTCGAGGAGCTCGGCGGGGCGCGCACCCACAACTCGCGCTCCGGCAACGCGCACTACCTGGCCACCGACGAGGCGGACGCCATCGCCTACGTCAAGGAGCTGCTGTCCTTCCTGCCCAGCAACAACCTGGCCGAGGCGCCGGTGTTCGAGGGCTCCGACACCGACACCGGCACCGGCTCGGTCGCCGAGTCGATCACAGACGCGGACCGCGAGCTGGACGCGCTGGTCCCGGATTCGCCGAACCAGCCCTACGACATGCACGAGGTCATCTCCCGCGTCGTGGACGACGAGGAGTTCCTGGAGGTCGGGGCGCTGTTCGCGCCGAACATCATCACCGGCTACGGGCGCATCGAGGGCCACCCGGTGGGTGTGGTGGCCAACCAGCCCACCCAGTTCGCCGGCACCCTGGACATCGACGCCAGCGAGAAGGCCGCGCGGTTCGTGCGCACCTGCGACGCCTTCAACATCCCGGTGCTGACCTTCGTGGACGTGCCGGGCTTCCTGCCGGGCACCGACCAGGAGTGGAACGGCATCATCCGGCGCGGCGCGAAGCTGCTGTACGCCTACGCCGAGGCGACCGTCCCGCTGGTCACCGTGATCACCCGCAAGGCCTACGGCGGCGCCTACGACGTGATGGGCTCCAAGCACCTGGGGGCCGACGTCAACCTGGCGTGGCCGACCGCGCAGATCGCGGTGATGGGTGCGCAGGGCGCGGCGAACATCCTGTACCGGCGGCAGCTGGCGGAGGCGGCGGACAACGGCGAGGACGTCGAGGCCGTGCGCGCGCAGTTGCAGCAGGAGTACGAGGACGCCCTCTGCAACCCGTACGTGGCCGCCGAACGCGGCTACGTCGACTCGGTGATCCCGCCGTCCTACACCCGCGGGTACGTGGCGCGGTCGCTGCGGATGCTCCGCGACAAGCGCGCCAGCCTGCCCGCGAAGAAGCACGGCAACATCCCGCTGTGA